In the Panthera leo isolate Ple1 chromosome D3, P.leo_Ple1_pat1.1, whole genome shotgun sequence genome, AAtgtcaatttttttcccccaaaactacTGACTTTCAAACTACTTGGAACACCATGGTAAACCTTGGAAAGTTTCTCAAGTGATTACCTTCCATCCTGGGAATCTGTTTTAAGAAACCGCTATTGTTCAGAAAATCCTTTTAAGATGCCAGTACGGATCCCCTGTTGTCATTTCTACAGGGCATTTAGAGTATCTAGatgaattaatctttttttttttaagttgcacagttttatttattcataaagaCTCCTGAAAATCCTTTCAGATAGTATGCtgtggagatggaaaaaaaaaaaaaaaaaaaacaaaaaaaaaacaagaaaccagGAGACCTTCTATGCAAATTTGCCTCCAAAGGCGACAGAATTCCATCCGCAGTGATTTCAGGGGAAAGTTCCTCCTACAAGCTGGCTGTTCACAGGAAGTCTGTGTTGTCCATGGGCTGAAGGATGTGATAACAGACAGCGATGGGTCACTCCCCAATTACTGTTCAGATGCACACTCCGTGGGTAAGAACCAGATAGCCACTAAGCTGGAAATTAGCTGGGTAATATGCACACTAAAACCAGAGACCAGATAATGCTCCAAATGAGATTCTATTCCTTGGGCGGAGGGAAAGGAATTATGACTGGCATTATGAGTTTTGGTTCAGGTTCAGCATAAGAGCAGTGACTTTAGTGTTTGTATATTAGCCAGTAATTCCAAGAACTCTAATTAATGGAATCTTTGCAGAAGACATCAGCTACAGGATGTCCCGTCTGCTTAGAAACACAAAAACTACTGAAATCAAAACGTACAGCGCTGTGAAGCCCATTTGGAGATTCCAgtccttgttttaattttctatattaaGTTGAAAAACAAAGTACCCATCATACACAATGACtatgttttgtgtatattttctttgtcaGATATAAGGATTTTTTAGCTtcgttttcaaaatgaaattttcccTTAGGAAAAAATTccaaggaaaaggggaaagaaccTCTTGGAATTAGAATGAACTATGTGGGGTCCACccaccctctctttttccccagcTGGAGGTCTGTACATTCAAAGACAATTTAAtcaccctctgtcccttccctggccTGATGCAGGACGCTGGGCCAAATGCTATCCCGGCCTTATTTTCTATTCCTAGTGTGTAGTTTAACaaacaatgtttttatttcttgttatttgATTTGGAGCCAAAATTCTGACGTGGCATCAGTTTTGTTGCCAGATAATGCATTAAACCTTACTGAGGGGTAAACATAATGATCTTCATTAAACCCTTTAAATGAACCCACCTCCTGCTTCTTCAGGTTGAGAAAAGCATTGACAGGGAACATTGTGGAAGCGTCTTGgagttattttcttcttgtaacagggggagggagagatgagtGGCAGCTTTTAGGGGGCGAAAGAAAGTTAGGTAAACATAAAAGGTTTTGTAAGATTTCCTCTCCTAATGGCAAAGTTTTAGAGCAATAAATCACAATTCAGTCAATACCATTAGTTTTGGGGCATTATATACCCTCATTAAAGTGCataaacaattatatttattgaaggtAATGTACTGTGTAGTGCATTATAACGACACTCATTAACATATGTAATCATCATTTGAATGGGCTTTACTACAATGTAAACTGATAATGGCATGATTGCACACTGGGTTATTAACTTTTCAGTCTTAAGATAATGAAAGGTGATGCAAGAAACCAAAAGCACATATGCATGGCCTTTCATTTGTGAGTTATGCATTTCCATCCCCAATTCTAAGCTCAGGTACCCATGCTCAGGAGTTCATTTTACCTATTGTGTTGACACAGGACCAGATTCCACACGGTGCTTTGAAGTGGGGTAGGGGAGAGTATGTGGCAGGAACTAGCTCAGACCCAATAATGAAGATAATTCTTCTGGTGACCTATTTCCATCTTACATTGTGGCTTATACCGTTCATTCTCTGGTTTCAATATTTTCCCACACAGACGTGGATGATATCACCTGCTCTAAGAAAAATGGGAACTTCCTCCaaacttttcctttgaaaatttcaCTTACCAGGCAGGCATTTGGCTAATGATgaggaaacatttgaaaaaccCAGATTAAGGGGCAGTCTACTAAGGTGACAAGACcatgaaagatgaagaaacagtgGGCAACTATTCTAGATTAAGACAAACTAAAGAGACATGATAACAATGCAGTGTCCGTTCCTAGATTCAATACTGGAGCagaatttttgtctctttttctataaatataccTTTTATTACgacaattaaaaattttgtacaAGGTCTATAGATTTGATAACAGcattttattaatgttaatttcttgattttgataattATACTGTGATTATATAAGATGTCCTTgctctatatatgtatgtaaaagtATCTAAGAGTAAAGGTCCTTTATGTCTGCAACTTATTCTCAAAtgcataaaaaatgaatatatacttATAATAGTGATAGTAAATACTATACAAGGAGAGAATCAAAAagcaaatctggaaaaaaaagtcataatttgAGTGAAGGATATTCAGGAATTTTTTGCACTACCCTGACAGTATTCTCTAAGTCTGATATTATttcagactaaaaaaaaaagaaagaaagaaaaaaacatttagaattaaAGACTTGACCATAAAAAGGCCATGACTTTAATTAAGCAGATCTTTGGCTGGCATTATCAGCAACAAGTCAGAATAATGATCAGGATCTCAGTACTCATTTACGTCCTTTATCTGCTCTGTCAGTGGAAGTCCCAGATTTGTGAGGACAGTTCTTAATTCCTTTGCTCCCAGCTGATATCTATTTCCTATATTTTAGAGTCAGGAATGACAAAAGGTTCGTGATATGAAAGGTAAAAGGCATTGTGCTCTAATCACCAAGATTAAAGAGTAATAGCGGTAGCCACTTAAAATTCCCTCTTAACCACGACTTCACAACCAGTTTCTACATCAGCCTGAGAGCTGTTCTCAAAAGAATGATTGACTTACATCTCTGCATAAGCCCGAACGAAAGCACTCCTGGCTATTTCCCTCCTACACAAACCACTGCCTACACACTCTTAAGTAGCACCCAAACTTGGACCAGTGGGTCATGCAGAGTCGGTGTTAGCTTCCCAACCACACTCGTTATGGAGAGAATGAGGCAAATAAAGCTACAGTAAGTTACCCACTGAAGGAAGGACCACAATGAGACTCATCTCCGAAGTTTCTGGCGTTAGTCCTCTTTTGTTCCTCTAGACCACATAACCCTATGAAAGCAGTAATactaatgtaatttaaattttgctttcttgGATATGTTTTTGGCTGTCTAGTTTCCACAGCGTTTCCCAGAAATGGAGAATTCTGTAGCTGAGAGCTACCCTTTTCAAGGTTCGGTTATGAAGGCAGAATTGACTGTGCTCAAGAACTACAGAGCAAACGTAATCAATAGCTCTCTATAAATAAGAggaaatacataatacatatgcATTTATCTAGAGATAACTAGACTTGAAGACTACATCTACCgggttaatgtttttattaaatcatATTAGTGTTGGCACAATAatcttttctcattataaatactGAGCACTTTTATTTGCTACAGGGTATAGCTTTAAGAAATTTCCAATTGACTGACAGCTGCCTGTCAACTTCTGACTCTGGAGAGATCCAGGAACTCAGCTTGCAAAGCTCCAGGGAATTCTAAGGAGCTCCAAGATGTTTAATGGCTGTCCATTAGCGTGAGGCCCAGCGGAGCCCTAGAATCTGTTAAGTGGGAAGTTCTTGCTGTAGAAGGTCATATAATTCCCTATTGCCATCCGAGAGAACTGGGAAAATTCAGCTTGAAGCAAAGACTGGGGTGCTATAAGTTTATGTACTAAGGGAAATCACTTCATGCAGTTTGGTATTACCGTacaccatgttttatttatactcTATACTAGATGAGAAATTGAATACTATGCTCTTTTCTGGCAATGGAAACTTGCCTTTTCTCCTGAACTGGGCACGGCATCAATACAGCAGCTTGCAGCCTTTTTGACTATGTATTATAGAGTGGCTTCTGTGCATTATATATTAAATCCGATATGCACTGTGAGTTTATATGCCACACACACTACATTTTTCTATATTACGTCCTGCAATCTATCATATTAAGTGAAAGGGGTGATGGAGTGGGCCTCAGGTAATGTAAAGAAGATTGCTAACAGCTTGCATGCTGCGTTGAGAGGAGGTAAGTATTTCTGCAGTGTGCTCTGTGTATATACAGCAAGTGAGCACACAGCAAACTGACCATGTAGAGAGCTCAACATCCCCGGCAATGGAATTAACCACCTATACACTAACGAAATTACCTACCGGCCCAAGCAACATGCCTGCCCCATTAACAAAGCCCAGAAAAGTTTCATGTGAGCCAAACAGTCCTTCCCAGAAGTGGGAATAAAAATGAGGTCTGGCCCAttaaagaaaaagcagcagcacCCCCCCAAACAGTCAAACAGGCTAACAAAGGGCCTCAGCACAGGAAACACGGACATGTGTTCAGCAATCACAGCCTCTGGGCTGTTAATACATGTCTCATGTTCTTCAGTCTAGTATGTGGAGGAAACCTGGAGATCCTAACTCGAAACATCAtgtaaaaaagaacacaaaagcaGTGACTAACGATTGATAAAGGAAGAAGTGTTGACTAGCCTTTTGAAATTAAAGTGCATTTTTTCCATGACATTATCTGTTCATGTATCAGAATTCCTAAGTCTGGGAATACTCAGAATTGTGTTACCTGTCTCATCAGCATCCCTGGAATTGTCTCTTGTGGAGCTTTCTAGATCAGGATGTATACCTAAACCGGGCCTGTCTTTTTAGCATAACTTTTATGGCTCATCGGGAATTCTGatggcaaatttttatttttctgtgaaaatttCTTGGTTCTGCTTGCTTATTGATTTGAAGGTAAATGTTTTCTCATCACCTGACACCTAGGTATTGTGACTGCCCATCAAGACTTTGACCTTGTGTTCAGCCACTATGAGTTCCCCTGGTCGTGGACTGCCTGGGATCCTATAGTTACTTTAATCTGCAGCTACTAATCTTGGAATTACACTTTAAGAAAAGAACCCCACTATTAGACACTCATGACTACCACAGGACATCCCTGCCCTCTCATTGTCACTGCAGAATCTGTTTCTGAAAGCCGAGGAAGTGGTCACAGGATGAAGAATCTTTTCTATCAATATTAGTGAAAAGAACCATCACTTAAGGTGCTGTATAATCActcattatttctattcttctaGCCCTGATAAACTTCATGCGGTGAGGGGATTGTAGCTTTTGTAGAAAGAGACACTTGGCCTTGAGTATCAGGCTTTACAATACATCTCTGGTGCAATATTATCAGGTGACACCAATTCATCCCAGAGCATTTTACAGCTTAACAGAAGGTTTTGATTTCCTGGAGGAGTCTTAATTGATTCTGAATTCTTTAGCATTCAACCTTCCTCACGACGATTGTTATAAGACTTAATACAGGAAATATTAAGTTTAGACAAAGAAGGCCCAGAAGGGATACTTTTGCGGACTGTCAGAGATATGTTTCACTATTAAGTGGAAGTGCCGAGCTAGCTGAGGGGCCTTGGGCTTAAGCTTTAGGCCGCTTTATGCATTTCTCCAGCTGCCCTGGAAGGGGAGGGTCCACGTGACCCACCATCTCCACTGCCCGATGATGTATGGAGTGACACTGACAAGTCAAGGAAAATGAGCAGGAGTTACTTCCAGCTTTCTTCCATCAAAGGGAAAGCTGCCAAAATTCAAAACTCTAAGGATGCAGGAGAGCAGGGAAATACAACATCGGGAAAATGGCTCCACTAGGAGAAGCCTGTGCATGATACGCGGAGGACTTCCTGGAACCCATTTTGCCACAAAATTTGCACCAAGTTTCTTTCCTGCTACGGTTAGCAGTCTGTGGCAAACTTTCCCTCAAAACTTTTAGAAGGACTGATAGGGGAAACCATGAGGATGTGATATTGATAAAATAACACCAGTAATGGCACATGTTTGCTTTCACTGATGGAGAGGAACTATTCATCTTTGGGTTGCTTAAAATAGCTAGGGTCATGATTTGCCCATGTCTGGATTATAAGGATGCCAGGcaccctgcctccttctcttgaACAGGCGCATCCGCATCGCTCCTCACCAATGCAAGTGGGTAGGTGGGAAGGTAGGTCCTCTAGTCACCAGAGAAAGACATTACCTTAAGTGAATCTTCATTcgttctttcattcattaaagCAAAAGTTTTCTGCCCACCTACTCGACGTCCAGCACTCTAACATATTCACAGAAGAATGATGATGGGGAGGATCTTTCCCCCATTCCTATAGGGATGCAGCTATATCACGAGGCCAAGTTGCCACAACCGAACATTCCTCAGCCAAGATTCATCTTCCATGTGGCACTCTACAAACCAAAACACAAGGTTACTTTGCTCTCATTTTTGTATTCCCCACACTACATACATATGCAACGTTTCCCAGTATACCATCTTAtaccagtttattttaaaaaagaaaaagtacataatCATTCTGCAGCTGTCAGAAGCGCCTGGAAAAGCCCAAGAGTTCAGTATGAAAGGTGCTATTAGGTTGGGAAAAACACCACGGCTGCCACAGATGGCTCATTTTCACAATAGacctgaggtttaaaaaaaaaaaaaaaaaaaaacaactagttgTTTTGCCTGCAGCATAAACAAGGAATATTCTCCTTGAGCAAGTGGAACGGGCTTTGCAGAGATGAGGCTCCAATCTGTCTTGCTAAATtctgacattaaaaagaaacacatatggGTACCTAAACAAATACTCACATGGCACAAGTACAAGCCTAGGGTAGTTGTATCCAATGCTTTACTTTAGAAAATTGTGGGGCAGTGTctgcagcattttaaaaattaataataatatttttatggtaaCAGTAACACAAGCTCATCTTGAAAATtggagaaataagataaaatctaCCCATAATTTTACCATCCAAGGATGACTACAATAACTCtttggtgtatttccttccagtcttttttctgtgtgtgcatatacacacacacacacatatacatatatatatatatatatatatatatatatatacacacacacacatatacacatatattttcacatacatatatgtatatgtgtatgttttacaACACATAGGTATTGTGACTGcccatgtacatatacatatatgtatatgtacacacacatatacatatatgcatcaaattatgtatatatacatatataacatacacatattccatgaatatatttaaaataaacatatatattgtatacatcaTACATAGgtattttttctgtgtatatatctattagaaacatatatatttctctttttacatAATTGAGCAGTAcaacatatttatatatcttctcactttcatatttttcctttattatttaatattataattataataggAACGATTTCCCATGTCATTAATCATTAGTTGCACTCCCTGaacatttttaatgactgcatactATTCCATTATGTGTACACATCACAGCTTGTCCAATAAGTCATCTATTATTACAAATCTCAAAAAGAGTtgccacattttctgttttctgtagaCAATGCTTCATTAGCCAtccttatatttaaatctttggcTGTGTCTCTAATTCCTTATGTTAGTATAACAAAGAATGATCCcagcttaaaacattttttaagactcTTAATATATATTGCTAAATACTTACCCAAACAAATTTTGTCTGCAGAGGGTAAGAAATGTTCCTGATTAAATATCAAAGCATATGGCAAAGGAGCCAATTTGGTACAAAGAGTGTAACTCATAATTTTTCATAACTTCATTAAGACTTTGTCCAGTCTACTGGAAGTAAACCCAAATGGAACTATTTTGTAGCTGACAATCAGAACTCTACACTGATCATCCAGTTTTTAAATTGGGTGTTTTAATCACAACCCCAACCCTTCAAAAATAGCATTAATATttgatattgtgtttttaatcacTACCTTTTATTTGGAACTATATCTCCACTAACACTTAATGTTATAATTTTCTGAATCATCCCATTGAAGGACCTTCCACAAGAGCAAATAGTTTTATTAGAAGGACCAGGAAAATGTTCTTGTTTATCCTAATGCACAGAATATTTTGGACCCACATGGTATCTTTCAGGAGACAACATATTCTTCCCACTCTCATGCCCCTCCTTAAAGTCTCCCTTGAAATACAAAGTAATCTGAAAATtgtaaagaacattttattgtgtatctgtgtgttttttccctttattttgtgGCTTCAAATCCATCTTCTGTATAAATACACGGCTGAGGTCAGCCAAAGATGGCTGCGTTCAGGCTAGTTGAGCAAAGGTTGGAGTGAACCCCAGCGTGCCGAGGAGGGTTGTGAGCAGAGCATAAGGCTAAAGATGAAAAATCATGAACCAGATAATACTGTCAAGGAAGACTTAATTTTCAATATCATAACCAGAAAAATTAACCACCTCCCAGAAGCAGAAAGGAATCTATTTGAACATGGATCAGTTTATATTGGACTTAATGCTGCTCTCTGTGGTCTAATAGCAAATAGTCTTTCTCGACGCATCTTAAATGTGACACAGGCTCGTATAGCTGCTGGCTTACCAATGGCAGTGATCCCATTTTTGACTGCACATGCATCTTACAAAGGTTTTGTAAATCTACTTTTGAATACAGGTGATTTGAATTGTGAAAACTGTACCATAACACGGGGTGGACGGGTTGGTCTTGTTTTTGGTGGTCTGTACCCTGTTTTCTTGGCTATACCTGTGAATGGTGGCCTAGCAGCCAGGTATGAGTCAGCCCTGCTACcagaaaaaggaaacatcttAACTTACTGGACTAGAATTTCTAAGCCTGTCTTTAGAAAGATGTTATTTCCCATTTTGCTCCAGACCATGTTTGCCGCATACCTTGGATCTAGACAATATAAATTAGTTATAAAGGCTCTTCAGTTACCTGAACCTGGCCTAGAAATTCAGTGATCGTTAAACAACtttgtacacaaaaataaaaccgtaatgtatgaaaaaataaatacacggcTGAACAACTGTAGTGATCAATATTATCTTTATCAAGGACACTAAAGCAGTGAACATATTGCTACTCAGGGTCCCACATAGATCTGCATGGAGTTGGATTTGAACCCACAGTCTCCCCATTTCCAATTCCAGGCAGTTGAGCTACCCCCAACTCTCCCCCAATCCAACACACAAAACCCCCAGGATGATCTATGTTCTTATGTGGAAAATGTGATGGATAGAGACAGCTCAAGCAGTAACTTGGAAcccaaaatcaataaaagtatTAGAACTGGGTGCTCACAAATTGGTAGCCATTTAATTCCcctactattaatttttttcttccagacatGAGTTGGGTGCAGTATGTGGACTGCAGTTTGCCCTTGAAGATATGGCAGCAGGCCGAAGGAGGGACCTTTTTCACCTAGTGCTTCAAACAATCTTCTTAGTGGGtatttatttctggaaaagattTCTATCCAATTGGTACCCATTGGCTGAAAGGAAGACTTCATGCCattccatttattaaatttttttgttatagATATATTCAAACATTCACAAAAATTGAGATAATATAATAAACCTCTATATGCGTATCattaattttcaacttttttgcTCAGGCCTTTAGTTTTAAGGGTGATCCTGGTCGATTTTCTGGAAACAATGGCCCCCTGTTGGTGGTGGCAGTATAAGGTTCACAATGTTTAGAACATCTGTCATGGAGTTTTCCTCATTTTGGTAGACGATACAATCATCCAAtcaatttgctaaaataaaacacCCTAGACTCCATATTGATTTGTGACATCCAATTCTTTGGCCAGCCCTGTTGGCTCTACCTCCAAAGTATATCTCCCATCTGTCTACTTCCCATTACCTCCACTGCTTCTTCCCCAATGTGAATCCTCATTGGCTTTCCTGTCCTAATTACTGCAATATAATGTCTTTCTTGCTTCTTCTGTTGTCTCCCAGCTCCACTGTGTGATCCGGTCACCACAAGGCAATCCAAGCATTTATGTCAACCTCTGGCTTACCACCCTCCAGTGACTTCTACTTTTGTCCCCCATGACCCTTTCCACTAATCCATGTGGCCAGTATATTCTTCTACAAACATAAATAGGCCAAGTCATTCCACTTCTCAAAATCCCTCAATAGCTTCCTATTACACTTGAACTCAGATTCTTTGGCCTGCATTTCCTACATATCCTTATCTTGCCtacctctcaaaagtaaatttccaatttatcttcattttgctcACTATACTCCAGCTGCACTAGCTTTCCTTTAGTTCCTTGAACATGTCAAGCCATGCTCcatccacctcagggcctttgcacttgtttcCCATCCCTTATCCTATACCCGAGATCTTCACTGTTAACTCTTTCCTATCATCCAGCAATCAACCCAGATATCACCTCCTAAACTAGCTCCCCAGCTCCAACACATTATTACTTATGAAATTATCTTATATTGTGTACTTATTATCTTTTCACCTAGTATTTTAACAGCTCTATGAATGAAGacattttttctgtcttattcACCACTGTATCTGGCATTTCTGGAACAAGGTATGTCATGGAAA is a window encoding:
- the LOC122203938 gene encoding transmembrane protein 126A-like, producing the protein MKNHEPDNTVKEDLIFNIITRKINHLPEAERNLFEHGSVYIGLNAALCGLIANSLSRRILNVTQARIAAGLPMAVIPFLTAHASYKGFVNLLLNTGDLNCENCTITRGGRVGLVFGGLYPVFLAIPVNGGLAARYESALLPEKGNILTYWTRISKPVFRKMLFPILLQTMFAAYLGSRQYKLVIKALQLPEPGLEIQ